In Novosphingobium kaempferiae, the DNA window GGACTGGGGTCCGAAGGACGCGCAGCCGATCGTCTTCCACCACGGCTGGCCCCTTTCGTCGGATGACTGGGACACGCAGATGCTGTTCTTCCTGGCCAACGGATACCGCGTGATCGCCCACGACCGCCGCGGCCACGGCCGCTCCGCACAGGTCAGCGACGGGCACGACATGGCGCATTACGCGGCCGATGCGGCGGCGGTGATGGAGCACCTCGACCTGCGCAATGCCGTGCACATCGGCCACTCCACCGGCGGCGGCGAAGTGGCGGCCTATGTCGCCCGCTACGGCATCCCGCAGGGCCGCGTCGCCAAGGCCGTTCTGGTCAGCGCCGTGCCGCCTATCATGCTGAAAACGGAGCGTTATCCGGGCGGTCTGCCGATCGAGGTGTTCGACGGCCTGCGCTCCGCCCTCGCCGCCAACCGCGCCCAGTTCTTCCGCGATGTCGCCGCCGGTCCTTTCTACGGCTTCAACCGCGAAGGCGCCAAGGTGCTCGAACCGGTCATCGACAACTGGTGGCGTCAGGGCATGATGGGCAGCGCCAAGGCCCACTACGAGGGCATCAAGGCCTTCTCTGAAACCGACCAGACCGACGACCTGACCGCCATCACCGTGCCCACCCTCGTCCTCCACGGTGATGACGACCAGGTGGTGCCGTACAAGAACGCGGGCGTCCTCCAGGCCGAGATCCTGCCGAACGCGACCCTCAAGATCTACGAGGGCTTCCCGCACGGCATGCTCACCGTGAACGCCGACACCATCAACCCCGACCTGCTCGCCTTCGTGCGCAGCTGATCGACAACGCCGGGGAGACCAATGATGAAACCCTACCTTCTCTCGCTCGCCGCCGGACTGCTGGTGGGCATCGTCTACAGTCTCCTCGGCGTCCGTTCGCCCGCCCCGCCGACGATCGCGCTGATCGGCCTGCTGGGCATCCTGCTCGGCGAACAGATCATCCCGCTCGCCGGCAGGATCATTGCGAAGAAGGACGTCGCCGAGTTCGTCATGACCGAGTGTCGCGACCACGTTCTCGGCCGCCTTCCGGGCGATGACGCCGAAAAGCGCGACGCATGATTACCCGCCGCAACACCCTGCTGGGAGCGACGGCCATGTCGCTCCTTCCCTCTGCCCTCGCTGCCAGAGCGACCCGATCCAAGGAAAAGTCCGTGACCGACACCATCATCGTCAACGCCAAGATCACCACCCTCGACCGCGAAAATCCGCAGGCCGAAGCCGTGGCGATCCGCGACGGCAGGTTCCTCGCCGTGGGCAGCGAGCAGGAGGTCCGCGCGGCGGCTCCCGAGGCGACCGTGATCGACGCCAGGGGCCATCGCCTGATCCCGGGCCTAATCGACAGCCACATGCACATCATCCGCGGCGGCCTCAACTTCAACATGGAGCTGCGCTGGGACGGCGTGACCAGCCTGTCCGAAGCGATGGCAATGCTCAAGAAGCAGGTCGACAACACCCCCGCGCCGCAGTGGGTCCGCGTGGTCGGCGGCTTCACCGAGCACCAGTTCGCCGAAAAGCGCCTGCCGACGATCCAGGAACTCAACGCCGTCGCGCCCGACACGCCGGTGTTCATCCTGCACCTCTACGACCGCGCGCTGCTGAACGCCGCAGCGCTGCGGGTGGTGGGCTACACCAAGGACACCCCGAACCCTCCGGGCGGCGAGATCATTCGCGATAGCGCGGGCAATCCCACCGGTCTGCTGCTCGCCCAGCCCAACGCGACGATCCTCTATTCGACGCTGGCCAAGGGCCCCAAGCTGCCGCCCGAATACCAGCTCAATTCCACCCGTCACTTCATGCGCGAGGTCAACGCGCTGGGCGTGACCGGCGTGATCGACGCGGGCGGCGGCTTCCAGAACTATCCCGACGACTATGACATCATCGAGAAGCTGCACGCCGAAGACCAACTGACCGTGCGCATCAGCTACAACCTGTTCACCCAGAAGCCGAAGGAGGAACTGGCGGACTTCGCGGGCTGGGCCAAGCAGGTCACGCCGGGACAGGGCGACGACACCTATCGCCACAACGGCGCGGGCGAGATGCTCGTCTATTCCGCCGCCGATTTCGAGGATTTCCGCCAGCCCCGCCCCGACATGGCGCCGAGCATGGAAGGCGATCTCGAACCCGTCATCCGCCTGCTCGCCGAGAACCGCTGGCCCTGGCGTCTGCACGCCACCTATGACGAGACGATCGGCCGCGCCC includes these proteins:
- a CDS encoding alpha/beta fold hydrolase; the encoded protein is MAYVTTSDGVEIFYKDWGPKDAQPIVFHHGWPLSSDDWDTQMLFFLANGYRVIAHDRRGHGRSAQVSDGHDMAHYAADAAAVMEHLDLRNAVHIGHSTGGGEVAAYVARYGIPQGRVAKAVLVSAVPPIMLKTERYPGGLPIEVFDGLRSALAANRAQFFRDVAAGPFYGFNREGAKVLEPVIDNWWRQGMMGSAKAHYEGIKAFSETDQTDDLTAITVPTLVLHGDDDQVVPYKNAGVLQAEILPNATLKIYEGFPHGMLTVNADTINPDLLAFVRS
- a CDS encoding DUF1427 family protein, with protein sequence MKPYLLSLAAGLLVGIVYSLLGVRSPAPPTIALIGLLGILLGEQIIPLAGRIIAKKDVAEFVMTECRDHVLGRLPGDDAEKRDA
- a CDS encoding amidohydrolase; the encoded protein is MTDTIIVNAKITTLDRENPQAEAVAIRDGRFLAVGSEQEVRAAAPEATVIDARGHRLIPGLIDSHMHIIRGGLNFNMELRWDGVTSLSEAMAMLKKQVDNTPAPQWVRVVGGFTEHQFAEKRLPTIQELNAVAPDTPVFILHLYDRALLNAAALRVVGYTKDTPNPPGGEIIRDSAGNPTGLLLAQPNATILYSTLAKGPKLPPEYQLNSTRHFMREVNALGVTGVIDAGGGFQNYPDDYDIIEKLHAEDQLTVRISYNLFTQKPKEELADFAGWAKQVTPGQGDDTYRHNGAGEMLVYSAADFEDFRQPRPDMAPSMEGDLEPVIRLLAENRWPWRLHATYDETIGRALDVYEKVNKDIPLQGINWFFDHAETISDRNIDRIAALGGGIAVQHRMAYQGEYFVERYGAKAAERTPPIARMIAAGIPVGAGTDATRVASYNPWVSLSWLVTGRTVGGLSLYRGDNRVSREKALRMWTHENTWFSTEVGKKGQIKAGQLADLALLSDDYFAVPDNEIVHIRSILTMLGGKVVHGDGDFAPLAPELPRPMPDWSPVATFGGYYQTPEAKQKLASACGCASSCGVHGHDHAAALGANVPAADVQTFWGSLGCGCWAV